GCCCAGCTGACCGACCTCGCCCCGCTGCCGGCGCTGGCGCTGCCTTCATTTACTCCCGATCGCCGCGGGGGCGGCACGATCGCCATTACGGTACCCGCCGGCGCCGAGGAGGCCTTAGTGGAAGTGATGGCTCTGGGCGGAAGCGGTACGGGAATCTGCGTCCAATCGCACCAGAGCAACACGTTCTATACGGTGGTCACCCATCAACGCGGTCCGGCGCGCGTGGTGTTGCCGCCGGAGATTGGGCCGCTCACGCAATCAGGAGAGAAGACGCCGTCGATCTGCCCCAAGCAGACCTATGAGGTCTACGCGGCGGCCGTCGATTTCCCGGCGTACGAGGCCTCCTATCCCAACAACCTGCAGCAGCTGCCGCTAATAAAAGCGAGCAACGGGCAGGCCGATATCACGACCTCCGACACGGTGACCGGCGCCTATCCTTAGGGACGACGATTTCGACAGCCCTTCTTGGGGCGGGACGTTATAATAGAGTTAACTGGGGGCTCGCAAGCGGCCCCCTTCACTGTCCCCGATGTGGAGCGTCATGCGAGTCAAGTACGAGGTGTCGGCGGGTGGTTTGACCCTGCGCCGCCGCGATTCCGGCTACGATGCCCTGCTGATTGGGCGCGGCGCCCCGCCGCGCATTTGGACTTTGCCCAAAGGACACGTCGAGGCGCGCGAATCAACCGAGCAGGCGGCGCTGCGCGAAGTTCACGAGGAGACCGGCTGCTGGGCCGAGATCATCACGCGTCTCAATGAAATCGCGTATTGGTTTTACGTGGGGAAGGCCAAGCACCGAAAGGCGGTGACGTTCTTCCTGATGCGTTACCTTTCGGGCGACCCCGCGAACCACGATCACGAAGTGGACGACGCGCGTTGGTTCGACCTCGCGCAAGCCCGGCGAACGCTGAAGTACGTAAACGAAAAGCGCCTCGTCGATCTGGCGCTGGAGTTTCTCGCAGCGCATCCCGACGCTTTCGGCGAGCCGTACGTGGTGACGCGTACTGCCGAGCCGGTATCGTCCTAGCGGATGGCGGAGAGCAACGCTTTTCGCGTTCGTCTCGATGCCTTCGACGGCCCGCTCGATCTTCTGCTTAGTCTCATCAAGGAGCAACAGCTCGACGTAGCGACAGTTCCCCTCGCCGCAGTCGCCGAGCAGTACTTGGCGTACGTGCGCGCAATGCAAGCGCGCGACTTTGAGATCGCCGCCGAGTATCTGGTGATTGCGGCCACCTTGCTCTTTTTGAAGTCGCGCGCACTCTTGCCGCCGATTCCGCGGGAGCTGGTCGAGGACGAGAGCGAGACGGCCGAAGCGGTTGAGGAGCGCCTTCGGCGACGCCTCATCGCCTATTCAAAGTATCGCGAACTCGGAGAACAACTGCGCGGATACCAAAACGAGGCGAGTGCATTCTTTTATCGAGAGTCGGGCGACCCAGCCGGGGAAATCGTCCAGCGGTACGAGATCGATCCGGAAAAACTCAAGCGAGCGTTCCTGGCAATGCTCGTACAGGCGCGTCCGGAGAAACGCTCGATCGCGCGCGAGCGCATCTCATTGCTCGCATCGATGGACTTCATTATGCGGCGAATCAAAGAACGAGAAGAGGCATACTTCTCCGAGCTCTGCGCGGAACTCGGGATGACGCGCGACGTCATCGTGGTGACGTTCTTAGCCATCTTAGAGCTCGTTCGGCGACGGCGCTTAGGCTTCGAGCAGCCGGAAGCGTTCGACGACATTCGGCTCTTCCCGACGCCAAAGAGCGCGGCCTAAACATGCTGGACGAAGCGATTCTGCATCTGCAGCGTCCGGTCGAAGCGTTGCTCTTCGTCGCGGGCGAACCGCTTTCGATCCCTCAGCTCGCTGCCGTACTGCACGCGCAAGAGCGCGAAATCGCCGCAGTGCTGCAGCACATCGAGGGCGAGTACAGCGACCGCGGCATCGTGCTGCGTGAAGTCGCGGGCGGCTATCGCTTTGCGACCTCACCGCTCGCGCGAGAAATTGTAGAAGCCTATTTACTTCCCGCGAAAACCACGCTCTCGGCTCCGGCGCTGGAGGCGCTCGCCATCGTCGCGCATCTGCAGCCCGTGACTCGAGGCGAAATCGAGGCGATCCGGGGGGTGAACTCCGACAGCGTCGTCAGCACGCTGTTCGATCGTGGGCTCATCGCCGAAGCGGGACGCAAGGACGTCGTAGGTCGCCCGATGCAGTATCAGACGACCCCATTCTTTTTGGAATCGTTCGGTTTGCGCTCGCTCGACGATCTGCCGCAGCTCGAGCTGGAAGCCGGACACCCGCTCGAGTTTAACTTGAGCGAAGCGAAGGCCGAAGCCAACTAAGAGGCTCGGCGATGCGCATCGGCCTGCACGTCCACGTCGCTGGCGGTTACGTCAAAGCGGTGGAGCACGCCAAGAACGCCGGCGCGAGCGCGATGCAAGTTTTCTCGACCAATCCTCGCAGCTATCGCACCGTCGCCGTGGACGGCGCGGCGCTCGACGCATTTGCGCAACTACGAGGAGAGGCCGGAATCGAGACGTGCGCGATTCATACGCCCTATCTCATCAACTTCGCCAGCGCCGACCCTAAAATTGCAAAAGGCTCGCTTCATTTGCTTCAAAACGATCTCGCGGTCGCGGCGCGGGGAGGAATGCGTTTTGTGAACACGCATCTCGGCTCGTACGGAGCGCGCGACCGGGACGAGGGTTTTGCGGCGATTTGTACGGCGCTGCAATCGGCACTGAGAGCGATCGAACCGGGGGTATTCTTAGTGCTCGAGAATTCGGCGGGGTCGGGAAATCTCGCGGGCGGAACGCTCGAAGAGCTGGGCCGCATACTTCGCGCAATTCCCCACCCGCAGCTCGGCGTCTGTCTCGATACGGCGCACGCGTGGGCGTCGGGTTATCCGATTGGCTCGAGAGAGGGCGTCGATCGTTTCCTGGAAGACGCCGACCGCGAAATCGGGCTGGAGCGTATTCTGATGTTCCACTTCAACGATACCGAAGTTCCCCTCGGCGCGGGGCGCGATCGGCATTGGCACATTGGTGAAGGGTTGATTGGTTTTGAGGGCTTTCGGGCACTCCTCGCTCACCACGAACTGCACGAGAAGATCGCCATTCTGGAGACACCCGGCAGTGATGCCGACGACCTGCGTAACATGCAAACGATTCTGGCGATTCAGAAAGGCGCGCTGGCGTCGCGGCCGTGACGAGCGCCCCGACCGGAACGCAAAGGTACGTCGCGCACTTCGACGTCGACGCGTTCTATGCCAGCGTTGCCGTTCGCGACAACCCGAGTTTACGCGGCAAACCGGTCGCGGTAGCCGGATCGAGCCGGCGCGCGGTCGTGCTAACGGCTTCATATGAAGCGCGTCCGTATGGCGTGCGCTCCGCGATGCCGCTCTACAAGGCGCGCGGCGCATGCCCGCAGCTCGTTGTGGTTCCACCGGAAATGGCGAAATATCGCGCCGTCTCGCGCGAAATCTTCGGCATTCTCTCGGCTCGAGGTTACCCTGTCGAGGGTCTCTCTCTCGACGAAGCGTTTGTTGGAATCGGCGATGTGGAATTCGAAACGGCGCGCCGGGTCTGTGCCGATCTTCGCTGCGAGATCTTTGCCGCGACAAGGTTGACGGTCAGCGCGGGACTCGCGACCGGCAAGATGATTGCGAAGATCGCCTCGGACACATGCAAGCCCGATGGTTTGCTGGCGATTGCGCCAGGTGAAGAGGCCGCATTTCTCGCT
This Candidatus Eremiobacterota bacterium DNA region includes the following protein-coding sequences:
- the scpB gene encoding SMC-Scp complex subunit ScpB; translation: MLDEAILHLQRPVEALLFVAGEPLSIPQLAAVLHAQEREIAAVLQHIEGEYSDRGIVLREVAGGYRFATSPLAREIVEAYLLPAKTTLSAPALEALAIVAHLQPVTRGEIEAIRGVNSDSVVSTLFDRGLIAEAGRKDVVGRPMQYQTTPFFLESFGLRSLDDLPQLELEAGHPLEFNLSEAKAEAN
- a CDS encoding deoxyribonuclease IV encodes the protein MRIGLHVHVAGGYVKAVEHAKNAGASAMQVFSTNPRSYRTVAVDGAALDAFAQLRGEAGIETCAIHTPYLINFASADPKIAKGSLHLLQNDLAVAARGGMRFVNTHLGSYGARDRDEGFAAICTALQSALRAIEPGVFLVLENSAGSGNLAGGTLEELGRILRAIPHPQLGVCLDTAHAWASGYPIGSREGVDRFLEDADREIGLERILMFHFNDTEVPLGAGRDRHWHIGEGLIGFEGFRALLAHHELHEKIAILETPGSDADDLRNMQTILAIQKGALASRP
- a CDS encoding NUDIX hydrolase, with protein sequence MRVKYEVSAGGLTLRRRDSGYDALLIGRGAPPRIWTLPKGHVEARESTEQAALREVHEETGCWAEIITRLNEIAYWFYVGKAKHRKAVTFFLMRYLSGDPANHDHEVDDARWFDLAQARRTLKYVNEKRLVDLALEFLAAHPDAFGEPYVVTRTAEPVSS
- the dinB gene encoding DNA polymerase IV, whose protein sequence is MTSAPTGTQRYVAHFDVDAFYASVAVRDNPSLRGKPVAVAGSSRRAVVLTASYEARPYGVRSAMPLYKARGACPQLVVVPPEMAKYRAVSREIFGILSARGYPVEGLSLDEAFVGIGDVEFETARRVCADLRCEIFAATRLTVSAGLATGKMIAKIASDTCKPDGLLAIAPGEEAAFLAPLPVGRLWGIGPKMQARLGVFGITTIGELARIDDARCRELFGSWWREVYDLARGVDRRPVDPVRETKSISTEETFEYDVHEERRLIEVLRTQARELAETLEGERAVAQTIGVKVKRADFTVVGRQTHLAEPTRDARRIFRAAVYCLRRATLEGVPVRLLGTRVSSLSEGDVLQTSLF
- a CDS encoding segregation/condensation protein A yields the protein MAESNAFRVRLDAFDGPLDLLLSLIKEQQLDVATVPLAAVAEQYLAYVRAMQARDFEIAAEYLVIAATLLFLKSRALLPPIPRELVEDESETAEAVEERLRRRLIAYSKYRELGEQLRGYQNEASAFFYRESGDPAGEIVQRYEIDPEKLKRAFLAMLVQARPEKRSIARERISLLASMDFIMRRIKEREEAYFSELCAELGMTRDVIVVTFLAILELVRRRRLGFEQPEAFDDIRLFPTPKSAA